A section of the Elizabethkingia anophelis R26 genome encodes:
- a CDS encoding response regulator transcription factor yields MKSIIAVIDDHPVVTEGVRALLEGNNACKHILSFAKAEELLLYLNQNIIDIILLDIILPDQDGIDLCREIKKSAPQTLVIGFSNQAERSIILQLLQSGASGYLLKSATANELLNGIKQVKLGEIVFCSGTKKIMAKSQQFQEDNKRILPSVTRREKQLIQLLAEGKTTVAIADELFLSRFTIDTYRKNLLQKFKVKNTTELLMLLVQENLI; encoded by the coding sequence ATGAAAAGTATTATTGCTGTTATAGACGATCATCCTGTTGTTACAGAAGGAGTAAGAGCTCTTTTGGAAGGAAATAATGCTTGTAAGCACATTCTAAGTTTTGCAAAAGCTGAAGAATTGTTATTGTATTTAAATCAGAATATTATTGATATTATATTACTTGACATCATATTGCCTGATCAGGATGGAATAGATTTATGCAGAGAAATTAAAAAAAGCGCCCCGCAAACACTTGTTATAGGATTTAGTAATCAGGCGGAACGTAGCATTATTCTGCAACTCCTGCAAAGTGGTGCATCTGGTTATTTATTGAAAAGTGCAACTGCAAATGAGCTTTTAAATGGTATAAAGCAAGTTAAATTGGGGGAAATCGTATTTTGTAGTGGTACAAAAAAAATTATGGCAAAATCACAACAGTTTCAGGAAGATAATAAAAGGATATTACCCTCTGTTACACGCCGGGAAAAACAACTTATTCAACTACTGGCAGAAGGAAAGACAACTGTAGCTATAGCCGACGAATTATTTCTTAGTCGTTTTACAATAGACACTTATCGGAAGAATCTTCTTCAGAAATTTAAGGTGAAAAACACAACAGAGTTATTAATGTTGTTGGTACAGGAAAACCTTATCTAA
- a CDS encoding sensor histidine kinase: MIVVKFKYNAFAIRKIIYIFSFLVNITVLGQFHKTGHKYKESVLAISEKISGYSGHFGNYKTVYPYVKKYSICKDFLSYKTSKVKMDNLEAKYKISEKERQDVRIQSQREKVVLQNENQQLLNWLFGVGLVIFLLIIIFLAYMVKNNKKLNFRKLKEVEQQQQLKLTQAMLEGEERERERIARDLHDGLGGALSGIKLKLSAQQKKENIPEIDLVILQLENSISELRRISRDLMPESLLRSGLETALHDLCSSQNQEDVAIEFQSTGIFNTIPLSCQVNIYRIIQELLSNAIQHSGADKILLQCIREERSFYITIEDNGCGFDPKNIRNTKGIGWSNIRNRVNYMKGKLEIDSVILKRTTINIELNI; the protein is encoded by the coding sequence ATGATAGTTGTAAAATTTAAATATAATGCCTTTGCAATAAGAAAAATAATTTATATTTTTTCTTTTTTAGTGAATATTACTGTTTTGGGGCAATTTCATAAAACTGGTCATAAATATAAAGAATCGGTTCTGGCTATTTCCGAAAAAATATCCGGTTATTCCGGACACTTTGGTAATTATAAAACTGTTTATCCTTATGTGAAGAAATACTCAATATGTAAAGACTTTCTTAGCTATAAAACTAGTAAAGTGAAGATGGACAACCTTGAAGCAAAATATAAAATATCTGAGAAAGAAAGGCAAGATGTAAGGATCCAATCACAGAGAGAGAAGGTTGTACTGCAGAATGAAAATCAGCAATTACTTAATTGGCTTTTTGGAGTAGGATTAGTTATTTTCCTTCTCATCATTATATTTCTTGCTTATATGGTGAAAAATAATAAAAAACTTAACTTCAGAAAGCTTAAAGAAGTAGAGCAGCAGCAACAGCTTAAACTAACCCAGGCAATGTTGGAAGGCGAAGAACGTGAAAGAGAACGTATAGCTCGTGATTTGCATGATGGGTTAGGCGGTGCTTTATCCGGAATTAAATTAAAACTATCAGCGCAGCAGAAAAAAGAAAATATACCGGAAATAGATCTTGTAATATTGCAGTTGGAAAATTCTATTAGTGAGCTTAGACGTATTTCCAGAGATTTAATGCCGGAGTCTTTGCTCAGATCAGGACTTGAAACTGCATTACATGACTTATGTAGTTCGCAGAATCAGGAAGATGTAGCTATAGAATTTCAATCAACCGGAATTTTTAATACAATTCCGCTTAGTTGTCAGGTTAATATCTACAGAATTATTCAGGAACTTTTGTCCAATGCAATCCAACATAGTGGAGCAGATAAGATACTCTTGCAATGTATTCGTGAGGAAAGATCTTTTTATATTACTATAGAAGATAATGGTTGTGGTTTCGATCCAAAAAATATTCGGAATACAAAGGGAATAGGATGGAGTAATATACGGAATCGTGTAAATTATATGAAAGGAAAGCTAGAGATAGACTCTGTGATCCTGAAAAGAACCACAATTAATATAGAACTTAATATCTGA
- a CDS encoding sigma-54-dependent transcriptional regulator, with product MQKILIVEDEKAISGVLSSILEDECKGYDIVVAEDGLEGFKLIEKDDFALVISDIKMPKMAGNELLVKALEIKPDTTFVMISGHADIDTAVKCLKDGAYDFISKPIDINRLITSVRNALDRKVLQHQKNVLLTENKQLKRRITKKYQMIGDSEALKHIQEMIEKVAPSDARVLITGPNGAGKELVAHAVHDLSERAKGPMIEVNCAAIPSELIESELFGHVKGSFTGAIKDKQGKFELANTGTIFLDEIGDMSLVAQAKVLRALQESKISPVGSDKEIKVDVRVIAATNKNLQEEIEKGKFREDLYHRLSVIEIRVPKLDDRKDDIPLLVEHFSKIIADEQGTAKKNFSGESIEALQNFSWTGNIRELRNVVERLIILGQNPVTADDVSKFVKK from the coding sequence ATGCAAAAAATTCTTATTGTTGAGGATGAAAAGGCTATTTCAGGCGTTTTATCCAGCATTCTTGAAGATGAATGCAAAGGTTATGATATCGTAGTTGCTGAAGATGGTTTGGAGGGATTCAAATTAATCGAGAAGGACGATTTTGCCTTAGTTATTTCGGATATTAAAATGCCGAAAATGGCAGGTAATGAACTATTAGTAAAAGCTTTAGAAATAAAGCCAGATACTACATTTGTTATGATATCCGGCCACGCAGACATCGATACTGCTGTAAAATGTCTGAAAGATGGTGCTTATGATTTTATCTCCAAGCCTATTGATATTAACAGACTGATCACCAGCGTAAGAAATGCTCTGGACAGAAAAGTACTTCAACACCAGAAGAATGTTTTGCTTACTGAAAACAAACAGCTTAAAAGAAGAATCACCAAGAAATATCAGATGATTGGTGACTCTGAAGCTTTGAAGCACATTCAGGAAATGATTGAAAAAGTAGCACCTTCCGATGCGCGTGTTCTGATTACCGGGCCAAACGGAGCCGGAAAAGAATTGGTAGCACATGCTGTCCACGATCTTTCTGAACGTGCAAAAGGTCCTATGATTGAAGTTAACTGTGCTGCTATTCCATCTGAACTTATTGAGTCTGAACTTTTCGGACACGTAAAAGGCTCTTTTACAGGAGCTATAAAAGACAAGCAAGGTAAATTTGAACTGGCTAATACCGGGACTATATTCCTTGATGAAATTGGTGATATGAGCCTTGTTGCACAAGCTAAGGTACTTCGTGCATTGCAGGAAAGCAAAATATCCCCTGTTGGAAGCGACAAAGAAATAAAAGTAGATGTACGTGTAATTGCGGCTACCAATAAGAATCTTCAGGAGGAAATAGAAAAAGGAAAATTCCGTGAGGACCTTTATCACAGACTTTCAGTAATTGAAATTCGTGTTCCTAAGCTTGATGACCGTAAAGATGATATTCCTCTTTTGGTGGAGCATTTTTCCAAGATCATTGCGGACGAACAAGGAACTGCTAAAAAGAATTTCAGCGGTGAGTCTATTGAAGCATTACAGAATTTTAGCTGGACCGGAAATATCCGTGAGTTAAGGAACGTTGTTGAAAGATTAATCATCTTAGGTCAAAACCCCGTTACGGCAGACGACGTCTCCAAATTTGTAAAAAAATAA
- a CDS encoding MATE family efflux transporter translates to MKFLNQKYTRDSLKLALPVMITQLGQVSVNLFDNMIVGKLLGAQALASVSLGNATFFSFFVFAMGFSYAIPPLVSEAHSRLDHDKINSVFRHGFVINLAVGLLMMLVILFGMPLLYQMDQPKEIIPDTIHFLTIMAFSMIPFMVFQTFREVSEGLSFTLGVTKATIIANILNIILNYILIEGKLGLPAMGVRGSALATLIARIFMVVFLYIVLYRDPRTSQYTKAFHLKIAGFSKSIFSTMLKIGFPTALQLFFEVSAFAGAAFVCGLVSSTDIAAHQIALSMASFTFNLCVGFSVASTVMVGRKLGERDFTGLRNVGINNIKISFLFMIVCGLAFILGRNILPHFFVQNNDINVMILASKLLIIAALFQLSDGIQVTCLGCLRGIQDVKVPSAITFVAYWIITIPLGYFLCYTLKMGAFGMWIALGLGLTISALFLVARFLRLTNRKILAAK, encoded by the coding sequence ATGAAATTTTTAAATCAAAAATATACGCGGGATTCTCTGAAGCTCGCGTTACCTGTTATGATCACACAGCTCGGACAAGTTTCAGTAAACTTGTTCGACAATATGATTGTGGGTAAACTCCTTGGCGCACAGGCTTTGGCCTCTGTATCTTTGGGGAATGCCACATTCTTTTCGTTCTTCGTATTCGCAATGGGATTCTCTTATGCAATACCACCATTGGTATCCGAAGCGCACTCAAGATTGGATCATGATAAAATCAACAGCGTATTTCGCCATGGTTTTGTCATTAACCTGGCTGTAGGACTTCTTATGATGCTTGTTATTCTGTTTGGTATGCCACTGCTCTATCAAATGGATCAGCCAAAAGAAATTATTCCGGATACCATACATTTCTTAACGATTATGGCATTTAGTATGATTCCATTTATGGTATTCCAGACCTTCAGAGAGGTATCCGAAGGACTCTCATTCACGTTGGGAGTAACCAAGGCAACAATTATTGCCAATATCCTGAATATTATACTAAACTATATCCTGATTGAGGGAAAACTTGGTTTACCAGCTATGGGCGTAAGAGGATCTGCTCTGGCAACACTTATTGCCAGAATATTCATGGTGGTTTTCTTATACATTGTATTATACCGAGATCCAAGAACTTCTCAGTATACCAAAGCTTTCCATCTGAAAATTGCAGGATTCTCCAAAAGTATATTCAGTACAATGCTGAAAATTGGATTCCCAACTGCTTTACAGTTATTCTTTGAAGTAAGTGCTTTTGCAGGTGCAGCTTTTGTTTGTGGGCTGGTAAGCTCTACCGACATTGCAGCTCACCAGATTGCGTTATCCATGGCATCTTTCACCTTCAACCTGTGTGTTGGTTTTAGTGTTGCTTCTACAGTAATGGTCGGAAGAAAGCTAGGAGAAAGAGACTTTACAGGCCTTCGAAATGTCGGAATTAATAATATAAAAATTTCATTCTTGTTTATGATCGTTTGTGGGTTAGCCTTCATCTTAGGAAGAAATATACTTCCACATTTCTTCGTACAGAACAATGATATTAATGTAATGATATTGGCTTCCAAGCTTCTTATTATTGCAGCCCTATTCCAGCTTTCAGATGGTATTCAGGTAACATGTTTAGGATGTCTTAGAGGTATTCAGGATGTAAAAGTACCAAGTGCCATTACTTTCGTTGCTTACTGGATCATTACAATCCCGTTAGGATATTTTCTGTGTTACACCCTTAAAATGGGAGCATTCGGAATGTGGATTGCATTAGGTTTAGGACTTACTATATCTGCCTTATTTCTGGTTGCAAGATTCCTTAGACTAACGAACAGAAAAATATTAGCTGCAAAATAA
- a CDS encoding DUF4180 domain-containing protein yields MYTITEHTVNGIKVAELSSDKVLIRQIQDGLDLLADLYYLGFDKIIIGEQNIVPDFFDLKNKMAGEILQKFSNYKMKLTIVGSFSYESKSLKDFIYECNKGKLVNFVNTLSEALV; encoded by the coding sequence ATGTATACGATAACAGAACATACGGTTAATGGAATAAAAGTTGCAGAACTGAGTTCTGACAAGGTACTAATCCGACAGATACAGGATGGATTGGACCTGTTAGCAGATCTTTATTACCTGGGCTTCGATAAAATTATTATTGGTGAACAAAATATAGTACCCGATTTTTTCGATCTGAAAAATAAAATGGCCGGAGAAATTTTACAAAAGTTTTCCAATTATAAAATGAAACTTACCATTGTTGGGAGTTTCAGTTATGAAAGTAAGAGCCTGAAAGATTTTATTTATGAGTGCAATAAAGGTAAATTAGTTAACTTCGTTAATACGCTGTCCGAAGCTTTAGTATAG